From one Coffea eugenioides isolate CCC68of chromosome 11, Ceug_1.0, whole genome shotgun sequence genomic stretch:
- the LOC113753732 gene encoding uncharacterized protein LOC113753732, whose protein sequence is MGNLMSCSTLPTPLMKTTRAARVILPGGEVRQFRQLVKAAELMLECPNYFLVNSKSLNIGKRFSALSADEDLEFGNVYIMFQMKRVNSIVTAADMAVVLMAANTAARRIAGGKVEPEVAAAAVTRDDDQEVGRSRLNLEEIEGFKDMEYRFRLASCKSRKPLLDTITEEPVFSR, encoded by the coding sequence ATGGGAAACTTGATGTCATGCAGCACTCTTCCGACTCCGTTGATGAAAACCACCAGGGCCGCCAGGGTTATTCTCCCAGGCGGTGAAGTACGGCAGTTCCGGCAACTGGTGAAGGCAGCAGAACTCATGCTAGAATGTCCAAACTACTTCTTGGTGAACTCTAAGTCCTTGAATATTGGAAAAAGATTTTCCGCCCTTTCTGCCGATGAAGATTTGGAGTTTGGCAACGTTTATATCATGTTTCAGATGAAACGCGTGAATTCCATCGTCACTGCAGCTGATATGGCGGTGGTTTTGATGGCGGCGAACACTGCAGCGAGGCGGATAGCCGGTGGCAAAGTTGAACCTGAGGTGGCGGCCGCCGCGGTGACAAGAGATGATGATCAAGAAGTTGGGCGGTCGAGGTTGAATTTGGAGGAGATTGAAGGGTTTAAGGATATGGAATATAGATTTAGATTAGCATCGTGCAAATCAAGGAAACCTTTGTTGGATACAATCACAGAAGAGCCTGTTTTTTCCAGATAA
- the LOC113752538 gene encoding GDSL esterase/lipase 6 produces MEKTLIFFLLLNFLSSVLGYKVSSIYVFGDSIFDAGNNHYNKYCAAQADFPPYGSTFFHRPTGRFTNGRTVADFLSQFLGLPLQKPFLEAQLDIINGTLKNYPSNGINFASAGSGVLYTTNKDLNVTSLQTQLQQFKSLIDQNHLDKKVVKQSLFFLESGSNDAFNYFFPFEAPTLSPDAYVQEMLKQVGNFVDQIYELGARKIALFSLGPVGCVPARALLPGAPTDKCNGKMNKMVKNFNMGLENLVKAIPSKYPGAIAVYGAVYKTVQLFRDNPSQYGFNDVTNACCGYGTLGGMVQCGKEGYTVCPEPDRNLFWDYFHPSERTYKLISKALWSGGRTSIRPINLKTLANITLSEQQYS; encoded by the exons ATGGAGAAAACCCTCATATTCTTTCTCCTCCTAAACTTTTTGTCATCTGTTTTAGGATACAAGGTATCATCAATCTACGTATTTGGAGACTCAATTTTTGATGCCGGAAACAATCACTATAACAAGTACTGTGCTGCTCAAGCTGATTTTCCACCTTATGGTTCAACTTTCTTTCACCGCCCTACTGGAAGATTCACCAATGGTAGAACAGTTGCAGATTTCTTAT CTCAATTTCTTGGTCTCCCGTTACAAAAACCATTCCTCGAGGCACAGCTTGATATAATTAATGGAACTCTAAAGAATTATCCATCTAATGGCATCAATTTTGCTAGCGCTGGAAGCGGCGTTCTTTACACAACCAACAAAGATTTG AATGTTACATCACTCCAAACCCAACTGCAACAATTCAAGTCGCTGATAGACCAAAATCATCTAGACAAGAAAGTGGTGAAGCAGTCTCTGTTCTTCTTGGAATCAGGCTCAAATGATGCCTTTAACTACTTTTTTCCATTTGAAGCCCCAACTCTTAGCCCAGATGCTTATGTCCAAGAAATGTTAAAACAAGTTGGTAATTTTGTTGACCAAATTTATGAGCTTGGGGCACGCAAAATTGCCTTATTTTCACTAGGACCTGTTGGCTGTGTCCCAGCAAGGGCCCTTTTGCCTGGTGCACCAACTGATAAGTGCAATGGAAAGATGAACAAAATGGTCAAGAATTTCAACATGGGATTGGAAAATCTTGTTAAGGCCATTCCTAGCAAGTACCCTGGCGCAATTGCTGTTTATGGAGCGGTTTATAAGACTGTCCAACTTTTTCGAGACAATCCGAGCCAATACG GCTTCAATGATGTAACAAATGCATGTTGTGGTTATGGAACTCTTGGCGGAATGGTGCAATGTGGAAAAGAGGGTTACACAGTTTGTCCAGAGCCAGATCGAAACTTGTTCTGGGATTACTTCCACCCCTCTGAACGCACTTACAAACTCATTTCCAAGGCTTTGTGGAGTGGAGGCCGCACCAGCATTCGACCCATCAACTTGAAGACTCTAGCAAACATTACCCTTTCTGAGCAACAATATTCATAA
- the LOC113753375 gene encoding tetratricopeptide repeat protein 5-like: MNREIEEIQEDLLAKAAKAADELYNIRDTYFPADPNDKISKLQAESDLVLQTLNSIPPENRKLPIQRAMYEYLKGKVLDVFSDYRKDAEDHLSKAVKLNPSLGDAWLSLGNCIWKKGDLSAAKNCFMLALSKGPNKRILCQLSMLERKMAQGAEKQAEIVEESIKHAREAIALDVRDGNSWYNLGNACLTSFFVTGAWDHSKLLQSLKAYQNAERDETMKSSPDLYFNCATVNKYLENYERALTGFEAAALKDPGLNAMEEVEKIVHLLDKLESLLKGQTKAKRLASLASSLSTVNVNPSYIQVSVDRLAEGLNKGVAVVGKVLYFVKHQNVAPLYYLLCDANQICYVLSVYGIRDDVVKEGDQIILLSPYFHNVDFSWNGKVYQFKSVRVDFLEQMLVNGKALSHSHAVRASIYAQHKP, translated from the exons ATGAACAGAGAAATAGAAGAAATCCAAGAAGATTTATTAGCAAAGGCAGCAAAAGCAGCTGATGAGCTCTATAACATTCGGGACACCTACTTTCCTGCGGACCCAAATGACAAAATATCCAAATTGCAAGCTGAATCAGATCTTGTCCTGCAAACCCTCAATTCCATTCCTCCAG AAAACAGGAAATTGCCAATTCAACGTGCAATGTACGAGTACTTGAAAGGGAAAGTATTGGATGTCTTCTCTGATTATAGGAAAGATGCTGAGGATCATCTCTCAAAAGCA GTTAAGTTGAATCCATCTCTTGGAGATGCATGGTTGAGTTTAGGCAACTGTATTTGGAAGAAGGGAGATTTATCTGCGGCTAAGAATTGTTTTATGCTTGCTTTAAGCAAG GGCCCCAACAAAAGGATACTCTGTCAATTATCTATGCTCGAAAGGAAAATGGCTCAAG GTGCTGAAAAACAGGCAGAAATTGTTGAAGAGAGCATTAAACATGCAAGGGAAGCTATTGCTCTTGATGTCAGGGATGGAAATTCCTGGT ATAACCTAGGGAATGCATGCCTAACCTCTTTTTTTGTTACCGGAGCATGGGATCACAGTAAACTTCTGCAGTCACTGAAAGCATATCAAAATGCT GAGAGAGATGAGACAATGAAATCCAGTCCAGACCTGTATTTCAATTGTGCTACT GTGAACAAATATTTAGAGAACTATGAGAGAGCCCTTACTGGATTTGAAGCGGCTGCCTTGAAGGATCCTGGCTTAAATGCCATGGAGGAAGTTGAGAAGATAGTTCATCTTCTCGACAAATTGGAGAGTTTGCTAAAG GGACAAACTAAGGCTAAGCGACTTGCTTCATTGGCGTCATCACTTTCCACTGTAAATG TAAATCCTTCATATATTCAAGTCAGTGTGGATCGTCTAGCAGAAGGTTTAAATAAAGGGGTTGCCGTCGTGGGAAAGGTTCTATACTTTGTTAAACACCAAAACGTGGCTCCATT ATACTATTTGCTGTGTGATGCAAATCAAATATGCTATGTGTTATCAGTCTATGGGATACGTGATGATGTG GTTAAAGAAGGAGACCAGATCATACTGCTGAGTCCCTATTTCCATAATGTTGATTTCTCTTGGAATGGAAAG GTCTACCAGTTCAAATCAGTACGTGTAGACTTCTTGGAGCAAATGCTTGTTAATGGAAAAGCTTTGTCTCATAGCCATGCAGTTCGAGCATCGATCTATGCACAACATAAGCCTTGA
- the LOC113753858 gene encoding probable S-adenosylmethionine-dependent methyltransferase At5g38780, producing the protein MRVLCAMNGGNGPQSYAQNSSYQRGATEVAKEIIREEIDKKLDIKQLSSTSMDPFCIADFGCSTGPNTFVAMQIIIEALEDKFKKEGLTPEFQVFFNDLASNDFNTLFASLPPERHYCAAGVPGSFHSVMFPKASLHFAYSSYSLHWLSKVPKEVTDNTSPAWNKGKIHHGGAKREVLDAYASQFAKDLDSFLNARAHELVDGGLMALLIPAAPDAIRESHTSTITEVECEVLGSCLMDLAKKGVVDEVKVHMFNLPVYFTFPNELKALLKANENMDVQRMEILNIPGKQVLFPNRTANVLYLRAVLQGVLEKHFGSGIVDELFELYGRKVADSSFFFDPENQDLIVIFVLLRRKMRT; encoded by the exons ATGCGTGTGCTTTGTGCCATGAATGGAGGAAATGGACCTCAAAGCTATGCCCAAAACTCATCCTATcag AGAGGAGCAACAGAAGTTGCAAAAGAAATTATCAGAGAAGAAATTGACAAAAAGCTAGACATTAAACAACTTTCTTCAACCTCTATGGATCCATTTTGCATAGCAGATTTTGGCTGCTCCACAGGACCAAATACATTTGTGGCAATGCAAATCATCATTGAAGCCTTGGAGGACAAATTCAAAAAAGAGGGACTAACACCTGAATTTCAAGTCTTCTTTAATGACCTTGCATCTAATGATTTTAACACACTTTTTGCTTCACTTCCGCCAGAAAGACACTACTGTGCAGCTGGAGTGCCTGGTTCTTTTCACAGTGTCATGTTCCCAAAGGCGAGCCTTCATTTTGCTTATTCATCTTACTCGCTTCACTGGCTTTCAAAGGTGCCAAAAGAGGTTACAGACAATACGTCTCCTGCATGGAACAAAGGAAAGATTCACCATGGCGGTGCCAAAAGGGAAGTTCTTGATGCCTATGCATCTCAATTTGCCAAGGACTTGGACTCATTCCTGAATGCAAGGGCACATGAGCTCGTGGATGGAGGCCTGATGGCACTTCTTATACCTGCTGCTCCTGATGCTATTCGTGAATCTCATACCAGTACAATCACAGAGGTAGAATGTGAAGTTCTAGGATCTTGCTTGATGGACTTGGCTAAGAAG GGAGTAGTGGACGAAGTGAAAGTGCATATGTTCAACTTGCCAGTATATTTCACATTTCCCAATGAGCTAAAGGCACTGCTGAAGGCAAATGAAAATATGGACGTCCAGAGAATGGAGATACTAAACATTCCAGGAAAGCAAGTGCTTTTTCCCAACCGTACTGCAAATGTTTTGTACCTGAGAGCTGTCTTACAAGGAGTTTTGGAGAAGCATTTTGGAAGTGGAATCGTGGATGAATTGTTTGAACTGTATGGACGAAAAGTTGCAgactcttcttttttctttgatcCAGAAAATCAAGATCTGATCGTGATTTTTGTTCTGCTAAGGCGAAAAATGAGAACATGA